A section of the Rummeliibacillus pycnus genome encodes:
- a CDS encoding DsbA family protein, translated as MNNIQYLSEKPTASSTIPLSKPIELYVFMDLLAPGSWELQSLIRQLQINYGQYFSLRIVLSTELNSLNTACQRINSCESHEELVDVSHPVLPSIAVKAAELQGKKAGYRFLVKLQEYALINTKNVCQCSTLQEIAHEAGLDIEEFQSDFLSMEASRAFQSDLCITREMEVDEVPSFVFFNENIEDEGLKVSGSYTYEVYEKILEELLDQKLICQQPPSVEDLFHRFHTLTTKEVAAIYHISLHTAERELKKKMLQQKIDRIICDELSLWRLK; from the coding sequence GTGAATAACATTCAGTATTTAAGCGAAAAACCTACTGCATCATCCACGATTCCACTAAGTAAACCAATCGAGCTTTATGTTTTCATGGATTTACTTGCTCCAGGCAGTTGGGAACTACAATCACTAATACGTCAATTACAGATAAATTATGGTCAGTATTTTTCATTACGTATCGTCTTAAGTACAGAACTCAATTCATTAAACACTGCATGTCAACGTATTAATAGTTGTGAATCGCACGAGGAACTTGTTGATGTTTCTCATCCTGTTCTTCCTTCAATTGCTGTAAAAGCAGCCGAACTACAAGGAAAAAAAGCAGGGTATCGTTTTTTGGTGAAATTACAAGAATACGCTCTAATTAATACAAAAAACGTTTGTCAATGTAGTACTTTACAAGAAATTGCACATGAAGCTGGATTAGACATTGAGGAATTTCAATCTGATTTTCTTTCAATGGAAGCTTCACGTGCCTTCCAAAGTGATTTATGTATTACACGGGAAATGGAAGTAGATGAAGTACCAAGCTTTGTATTCTTCAATGAAAATATAGAAGATGAAGGTTTAAAAGTTTCTGGTTCTTATACCTATGAAGTTTATGAAAAGATATTAGAAGAATTACTCGATCAAAAATTAATTTGTCAGCAACCACCTTCAGTAGAGGATTTATTCCATCGTTTTCATACCTTAACAACAAAAGAAGTTGCAGCTATTTATCATATTTCTCTTCATACTGCTGAACGTGAATTAAAGAAAAAAATGCTTCAACAAAAAATTGATCGAATAATATGTGATGAATTATCGCTCTGGCGTTTAAAATAA
- the pepF gene encoding oligoendopeptidase F: protein MAENQQTKVLTREEVPTELTWRLEDIFATDAAWEEAFKEISELGKQAASYQGTIKNGAEALLKVLRFRDDVYSKLGKLYAYSHMRNDQDTTNSTYQAMDSRAKTLYAQISTSLSFLTPEILSLDEAVIEGYLKENKDLQLYKQEIEEINKERPHILPAEQEALLSQMSEVTGASANTFSMLNNADLEFPMVKDEEGNEVPLTHGNYVHFLESKDRSVREAAFHAMYSTYGNFKNTFAATLSGNVKAHNVSARIRHYDSARQAAMSANSIPEKVYDQLLDTIHKYLPLMHRYISLRKKILGVDELHMWDVYTPLVPESKIDMTYEEAKGHMLKALSVMGDDYVGIIEKALKDRWVDVVESKGKRSGAYSSGAYGTNPYILLNWQNNLDNLFTLVHEFGHSVHSYYTRNNQPAVYGDYSIFVAEVASTCNEELLNDYLLKTIDDPKTRIYILNHWLEGFRGTIIRQTMFAEFEHIIHEMDQKGEALTAESMTKVYYDLNKQYFGEDMVVDEEIGLEWARIPHFYYNYYVYQYATGKSAAIALSSQILSEGDIAVERYINKFLKAGCSDYPINVLKAAGVDMESASPIEEACKVFERNLNELEKLLAE, encoded by the coding sequence ATGGCTGAAAATCAACAAACTAAGGTATTAACAAGAGAGGAGGTACCAACTGAGTTAACTTGGAGATTAGAGGATATTTTTGCAACAGATGCTGCATGGGAAGAAGCGTTTAAAGAAATTAGCGAGCTAGGTAAACAAGCTGCTAGTTATCAAGGTACGATTAAAAACGGTGCTGAAGCATTGTTAAAGGTTTTACGTTTCCGTGATGATGTGTATAGTAAATTAGGTAAACTTTACGCCTATTCTCACATGCGTAATGACCAAGATACAACTAACTCCACTTATCAAGCAATGGATAGCCGTGCAAAGACATTATATGCCCAAATTTCAACAAGTCTATCTTTCTTAACGCCTGAAATATTATCATTAGATGAAGCAGTTATTGAAGGATATCTTAAAGAAAACAAAGATCTTCAGTTATATAAACAAGAAATTGAAGAAATCAATAAAGAACGTCCACATATTTTACCTGCAGAACAAGAAGCATTACTTTCTCAAATGTCAGAAGTTACAGGTGCATCAGCAAATACATTTAGTATGTTAAATAATGCTGATCTAGAATTCCCTATGGTCAAAGATGAAGAAGGTAACGAAGTTCCATTAACACACGGAAATTATGTTCACTTCTTAGAAAGTAAGGATCGTTCTGTACGAGAAGCTGCTTTCCATGCCATGTATAGCACATATGGCAATTTTAAAAATACCTTTGCCGCTACACTATCTGGAAATGTGAAAGCACATAATGTTAGCGCACGTATTCGTCATTATGATTCTGCTCGTCAAGCAGCCATGTCTGCGAATAGTATTCCTGAAAAAGTATATGATCAATTACTCGATACAATCCATAAATATTTACCACTAATGCATCGATATATTTCATTGCGAAAGAAAATTCTAGGTGTCGATGAATTGCATATGTGGGATGTTTATACCCCACTTGTACCAGAATCTAAAATCGATATGACTTATGAAGAAGCTAAAGGTCATATGTTAAAAGCTTTAAGTGTAATGGGTGATGACTATGTAGGAATCATTGAAAAAGCGCTGAAAGATCGTTGGGTAGACGTAGTAGAAAGTAAAGGAAAACGTAGTGGTGCGTACTCATCTGGTGCGTATGGTACAAATCCATATATCTTATTAAACTGGCAAAACAATTTAGATAATCTATTTACACTTGTTCATGAATTTGGACATAGTGTTCATAGTTATTACACTCGTAATAATCAACCGGCTGTATATGGGGATTACTCTATTTTCGTTGCTGAAGTTGCTTCTACGTGTAATGAGGAATTATTAAATGATTATCTATTAAAAACAATTGATGATCCAAAAACACGCATTTACATTTTAAATCATTGGTTAGAAGGTTTCCGAGGTACGATTATCCGCCAAACAATGTTTGCTGAGTTCGAACACATCATTCATGAAATGGATCAAAAAGGTGAAGCGTTGACAGCAGAAAGTATGACGAAAGTGTACTATGATTTAAATAAACAATACTTTGGTGAAGATATGGTTGTAGATGAAGAAATCGGTTTAGAATGGGCACGAATCCCTCATTTCTACTACAACTATTATGTATATCAATATGCAACAGGTAAGAGTGCAGCTATTGCGTTAAGCTCACAAATATTGTCTGAGGGCGATATAGCTGTTGAAAGATATATTAATAAATTCTTAAAAGCAGGTTGCTCAGATTATCCAATTAATGTACTAAAAGCAGCTGGAGTGGATATGGAATCAGCATCTCCAATTGAAGAAGCATGTAAAGTATTTGAACGTAATCTAAATGAGCTAGAAAAATTGCTTGCTGAGTAA
- a CDS encoding competence protein CoiA family protein, with the protein MNRNYLRNQLLELRNREQFYCPQCKEPVQLKIGHVMIPHFAHKKQSNCQQSFSEGETAIHLLGKSQLYEMFRKLHLNVHLEPYLPALSQRPDLLVEKKQQQFAIEFQCSTIPIPQIESRTSGYLQANIIPIWILKTPKDKQPYVDGIQQVKLSPFKQQFISYTQSHPQMITFNPETSTFLYFSHLLPIGGYRYIANVRHLSLDTQHFPFLNVTDPSEEEFFLYWQIWKRNRQQFLKKRLFLSKKGIQDPFLRACYFMRCHVENLPIFIGIPVSKTSNFSVCEAEWQMIWLMFLSEQGYNLDYLSSYIINEFTKRYPLLFINKHAEDSLRNYHKIIQKLSITQLNSKFDETALYQYVYVQFLAKL; encoded by the coding sequence TTGAACCGAAATTACCTTAGAAATCAACTATTAGAATTACGCAATCGTGAGCAGTTTTATTGTCCGCAGTGTAAAGAGCCCGTCCAATTGAAAATTGGACATGTGATGATTCCACATTTTGCTCATAAAAAACAAAGTAACTGTCAACAGTCTTTTTCAGAAGGAGAGACAGCCATACATCTACTAGGAAAGTCTCAATTGTACGAGATGTTCCGAAAATTACATCTAAATGTACACTTAGAGCCATATTTACCAGCATTATCTCAACGACCAGACCTTCTAGTAGAAAAAAAACAACAACAATTTGCGATAGAATTTCAATGTAGTACGATCCCTATTCCCCAAATAGAATCTCGTACATCAGGTTATCTACAAGCTAATATCATTCCAATCTGGATTCTAAAAACTCCAAAAGACAAGCAACCTTACGTAGATGGTATTCAACAAGTAAAACTATCCCCATTTAAACAACAATTTATCTCATATACTCAAAGTCATCCCCAAATGATTACTTTTAATCCTGAAACATCGACCTTTTTATATTTTTCGCATTTACTTCCAATAGGTGGATACCGTTATATTGCAAACGTAAGGCATTTATCTCTTGATACTCAACATTTTCCTTTTTTAAACGTTACAGACCCTTCTGAAGAAGAATTTTTTTTATATTGGCAGATTTGGAAACGCAATAGGCAACAATTTCTGAAGAAAAGATTGTTTTTAAGTAAAAAAGGAATTCAAGATCCTTTTTTAAGAGCGTGTTATTTTATGCGTTGTCATGTGGAGAATTTACCAATATTTATTGGTATTCCTGTGTCAAAAACCAGCAATTTTTCTGTTTGTGAAGCAGAATGGCAAATGATATGGTTAATGTTTTTATCTGAACAAGGATATAATCTGGATTATCTATCAAGTTATATCATCAATGAATTTACAAAAAGATATCCACTATTATTTATAAATAAACATGCAGAGGATTCTCTACGAAATTATCACAAAATCATACAAAAATTGAGTATAACGCAACTTAACAGTAAATTTGACGAAACAGCTCTATATCAGTATGTATACGTTCAATTTCTTGCAAAGCTTTAG
- the mecA gene encoding adaptor protein MecA, with amino-acid sequence MDMERINENTLKLFISYLDIEERGFTKDEIWYNRDKGEELFWVMMEEITDDIDFEMDGPLWIQVVAKENGLELTVTSAKFTSDGFLDLPSSLEEKRKFFENAFNGDIKSHEFDEIFVDSEENYDGYTFVLKEFDDIIDIAYRMPEEANFENSLYEMNGKYYLHVEFDEELSMEELENYLSVISEGAEEADTTVHLLEEYGKTIMADHCFETVRKYF; translated from the coding sequence ATGGATATGGAACGCATTAATGAGAATACACTAAAACTCTTCATTTCTTATCTTGACATTGAAGAACGCGGTTTCACGAAAGACGAAATATGGTATAACCGAGATAAAGGCGAAGAACTCTTCTGGGTAATGATGGAAGAGATTACTGACGATATAGATTTTGAAATGGATGGCCCATTATGGATTCAAGTGGTAGCAAAAGAAAATGGACTTGAGTTGACTGTTACTTCTGCCAAATTTACTTCGGATGGTTTTCTTGATTTACCATCAAGTCTAGAAGAGAAAAGAAAGTTTTTTGAAAATGCATTTAATGGTGATATCAAATCACATGAGTTTGATGAAATTTTCGTTGATTCTGAAGAAAATTATGATGGCTATACGTTTGTACTAAAAGAGTTCGATGATATCATCGACATAGCATATAGAATGCCAGAAGAAGCAAATTTCGAAAATTCCTTATATGAAATGAATGGAAAGTATTATTTGCATGTAGAATTTGACGAAGAATTATCAATGGAAGAATTAGAAAATTATTTGAGTGTTATTTCTGAAGGTGCTGAGGAAGCTGATACGACGGTTCATTTGTTAGAGGAATACGGAAAAACAATTATGGCTGATCACTGCTTCGAAACTGTACGAAAATATTTTTAA
- the spxA gene encoding transcriptional regulator SpxA, whose amino-acid sequence MVTLFTSPSCTSCRKAKAWLEEHEIPYKERNIFAEPLSISEIKEILRMTEDGTDEIISTRSKIFQKLKVDLESLPLQRLYELIQENPGLLRRPIILDEKRLQVGYNEDEIRRFLPRKVRAYQLLEAQKMVN is encoded by the coding sequence ATGGTAACATTATTTACATCACCAAGTTGTACTTCATGTAGAAAAGCAAAAGCATGGTTAGAAGAACATGAAATTCCATATAAAGAAAGAAATATTTTTGCTGAGCCACTTAGCATCAGCGAAATTAAAGAAATACTACGAATGACGGAAGATGGAACAGATGAAATTATTTCAACACGTTCTAAGATATTCCAAAAATTAAAAGTGGATTTAGAATCGTTACCTCTACAACGTTTATATGAATTAATCCAAGAAAACCCTGGGTTATTACGTCGACCAATTATTTTGGATGAAAAACGTTTGCAAGTTGGTTACAATGAAGATGAGATTCGTCGATTCTTACCACGTAAAGTTCGTGCTTATCAATTACTTGAAGCACAAAAAATGGTGAACTAA
- the trpS gene encoding tryptophan--tRNA ligase codes for MKRIFSGVQPTGVITLGNYIGAFRQFVAMQDDYDCIFSIVDQHAITVQQDSDELRNNIRTLAATYLAAGIDPNKSTLFIQSEVPAHAQAGWMLTCTSYIGELERMTQFKDKAKGKDAVSAGLLTYPPLMAADILLYNTDIVPVGEDQKQHLEITRDLAERFNKRYGETFKIPEIQLPKNGARIKSLQDPLKKMSKSDDNKKATIRVLDTAKDIEKKVKSAVTDSEGIVKFDVENKPGVSNLLIIESSLTDVSIDDLVAKYEGLGYGAFKAGVAESIINHLTPIQERFAELINSSELDHILDLGAEKANAIASETVSKMEIAMGLGRKRR; via the coding sequence ATGAAACGAATTTTTTCAGGTGTTCAACCAACAGGCGTTATTACATTAGGCAACTATATCGGTGCATTTCGCCAATTTGTCGCAATGCAAGATGACTATGACTGTATCTTCAGTATTGTAGACCAACATGCGATTACTGTCCAACAAGATAGTGATGAATTAAGAAACAATATTCGTACCCTTGCAGCAACTTATCTTGCAGCAGGTATTGATCCTAATAAGTCAACACTATTTATCCAATCTGAAGTACCAGCACATGCACAAGCAGGATGGATGTTAACTTGTACATCTTACATTGGCGAACTAGAACGTATGACACAATTCAAAGATAAAGCAAAAGGTAAAGATGCTGTGTCAGCTGGATTACTTACTTATCCCCCATTAATGGCCGCAGATATTTTACTTTATAACACAGATATTGTCCCAGTGGGAGAAGATCAAAAACAACATCTTGAAATTACACGTGACTTAGCTGAACGCTTCAACAAGCGTTATGGTGAAACGTTTAAAATCCCAGAAATTCAATTACCAAAAAATGGAGCTCGTATTAAATCATTACAAGATCCATTGAAAAAAATGAGTAAATCAGATGACAACAAAAAAGCAACAATTCGTGTTTTAGACACTGCAAAAGATATTGAGAAAAAAGTAAAATCTGCCGTTACAGATTCTGAAGGTATTGTAAAATTCGACGTTGAAAACAAACCAGGTGTTTCTAACCTCTTAATAATCGAATCTTCTTTAACCGATGTTTCAATTGATGACTTAGTTGCAAAATATGAAGGTTTAGGTTATGGAGCATTTAAAGCAGGTGTCGCTGAAAGTATCATCAACCATTTAACGCCAATTCAAGAGAGATTCGCGGAATTAATCAATTCCTCTGAATTAGATCACATTCTTGATCTTGGTGCAGAAAAAGCAAATGCCATTGCTAGCGAAACTGTTTCTAAGATGGAGATTGCGATGGGCTTGGGAAGAAAAAGACGATAA
- a CDS encoding GNAT family N-acetyltransferase, whose protein sequence is MFPILETERLRLREIVHEDAQGIFNCFSNNDVMRYYGQDPITTKEQAEQFVEFFSKNFKENRGIRWGIELKEKEGIIGTIGFNVWSPKHKRAEIGYELYPNYWNKGYATEAVSKVISYGFNELDLTRIGAVVFIENKPSNKLLKKLGFVKEGVLRNYMYQNNIPYDTNVYSLLKLQG, encoded by the coding sequence GTGTTTCCTATATTAGAAACGGAAAGACTTAGATTAAGAGAAATTGTACATGAAGATGCTCAAGGCATTTTTAATTGTTTTTCTAATAATGATGTAATGCGATATTACGGTCAGGATCCTATAACAACTAAAGAACAAGCAGAACAGTTTGTTGAGTTTTTCTCAAAGAACTTTAAAGAAAATAGGGGAATTAGATGGGGGATTGAATTAAAAGAAAAGGAAGGAATAATCGGAACAATTGGATTTAATGTTTGGTCTCCAAAGCATAAAAGGGCTGAGATCGGTTATGAACTTTATCCAAACTATTGGAATAAAGGCTATGCAACAGAAGCTGTCTCAAAAGTTATATCATATGGTTTTAATGAACTTGATTTAACACGCATTGGAGCAGTTGTTTTTATTGAAAACAAACCATCTAATAAATTATTAAAAAAGCTTGGCTTTGTAAAAGAAGGCGTTTTGAGAAACTATATGTATCAAAATAATATACCCTATGATACCAACGTTTATTCACTGCTAAAATTACAAGGATAA
- the fabF gene encoding beta-ketoacyl-ACP synthase II, whose protein sequence is MTKRRVVVTGIGAVTPLGNDISTTWENIKAGKVGVGPLTRLDQEKFPAKVAAEVKDFDIEKYIPRKDARKMDRFTQFALAASIMAVEDANLEITPELGLRTGVWIGSGIGGMETYEQQFMNFIEKGQRRVSPFFVPMMIPDMAAGQVSIHFGAKAINSCTVTACASGTNSIGDAFKVIERGDADVMIAGGAEAPITNMAVAGFCSNTALTLNPDPQTASRPFDQNRDGFVIGEGSGIVILEEYDHAVARGAKIYGEVIGYGSTGDAFHITAPAPDGEGAARAMQQAIDDAGVAPEEVDYINAHGTSTQYNDLYETKAVKTVFGEHAYKLAISSTKSMTGHLLGAAGGIEAIFSVLALKEGILPPTMNLETPDEECDLDYIPNEARKQEITYALSNSLGFGGHNASLVFKKI, encoded by the coding sequence ATGACAAAACGTCGAGTAGTAGTGACTGGTATTGGAGCAGTAACACCACTAGGAAACGATATTTCAACAACTTGGGAAAATATTAAAGCAGGTAAAGTTGGAGTGGGTCCTTTAACAAGATTAGATCAAGAAAAATTCCCAGCAAAAGTTGCGGCAGAGGTAAAAGATTTTGATATAGAGAAATATATCCCTAGAAAAGATGCTCGTAAAATGGACCGCTTTACACAATTTGCACTAGCTGCTTCTATTATGGCAGTGGAAGATGCTAACCTTGAAATTACACCTGAATTAGGTCTACGTACTGGCGTATGGATTGGATCAGGAATTGGTGGTATGGAAACATACGAACAACAATTCATGAACTTCATTGAAAAAGGTCAACGTCGTGTTAGTCCATTCTTTGTACCGATGATGATTCCAGATATGGCTGCTGGTCAAGTATCTATTCACTTTGGTGCAAAAGCGATCAACTCATGTACTGTAACAGCATGTGCTTCAGGTACAAACTCAATTGGTGATGCTTTTAAAGTAATCGAACGTGGCGATGCGGATGTCATGATTGCTGGTGGAGCTGAAGCACCAATTACGAATATGGCAGTTGCAGGATTCTGTTCAAATACAGCCTTAACGCTAAATCCAGATCCACAAACAGCATCACGTCCATTTGATCAAAATCGTGATGGCTTTGTTATTGGTGAAGGGTCAGGTATTGTCATTTTAGAAGAATATGATCATGCAGTTGCACGTGGCGCCAAAATCTATGGAGAAGTAATAGGTTATGGTTCAACAGGCGATGCATTCCATATTACAGCACCAGCTCCAGATGGTGAAGGTGCAGCACGTGCAATGCAACAAGCAATTGATGATGCTGGGGTAGCGCCAGAAGAAGTCGATTATATTAATGCGCACGGAACAAGTACACAATACAATGATTTATATGAAACAAAAGCAGTGAAAACAGTCTTCGGAGAACATGCTTATAAATTAGCTATTAGCTCAACAAAATCAATGACAGGTCATTTACTTGGTGCAGCTGGTGGTATTGAAGCAATTTTCTCTGTACTAGCTTTAAAAGAAGGTATTTTACCTCCAACAATGAATTTAGAAACACCTGATGAAGAATGTGATTTGGATTACATTCCAAACGAAGCACGTAAACAAGAAATCACATATGCACTAAGCAACTCATTAGGCTTTGGCGGTCATAATGCTTCATTAGTATTCAAAAAAATCTAG